In Phalacrocorax aristotelis chromosome 6, bGulAri2.1, whole genome shotgun sequence, one DNA window encodes the following:
- the MED8 gene encoding mediator of RNA polymerase II transcription subunit 8 isoform X2, which produces MRQTEGRVPVFSHEVVPDHLRTKPDPEVEEQEKQLITDAARISPDVAQKQIQSLNKMCSNLLEKISKEERESESGGLRQNKQTFNPADTNALVAAVAFGKGLSNRRPPGSGGSVQSGQPGAGGIIAGASGMQQVPMSGAPAQQQPMLAGVQMAQAGQPGKMPSGIKTNIKSASMHPYQR; this is translated from the exons ATG CGGCAGACAGAGGGGCGTGTGCCCGTGTTCAGCCATGAGGTAGTGCCTGACCATCTTCGAACTAAGCCTGACCCTGAGGTGGAGGAGCAAGAGAAGCAGCTGATCACAGATGCAGCTCGAATTAGCCCTGATGTGGCACAG aaacaGATCCAAAGTCTGAACAAAATGTGCTCAAATCTGCTGGAGAAAATCAGTAAGGAGGAGCGTGAATCTGAAAGTGGAG GTTTACGACAGAACAAACAGACTTTCAACCCTGCAGATACCAATGCGCTGGTAGCAGCTGTGGCCTTTGGGAAAGGATTGTCAAACCGGAGACCCCCTGGCTCTGGAGGGTCTGTCCAGTCAGGGCAGCCAGGAGCTGGTGGTATCATTGCAGGTGCTTCAGGCATGCAGCAGGTCCCAATGTCAGGCGcaccagctcagcagcagccaatGCTGGCAGGAGTGCAGATGGCACAAGCTGGACAGCCAG gaAAAATGCCGAGTGgtataaaaacaaacatcaaaTCTGCCTCAATGCATCCATATCAAAGATAA
- the MED8 gene encoding mediator of RNA polymerase II transcription subunit 8 isoform X1 has translation MQREEKQLELTLEALISQVADLKNSLVSFIYKLENEYDRLTWPSVLDSFALLSGQLNTLNKVLKHEKTPLLRNQVIIPLVLSPDRDEEIMRQTEGRVPVFSHEVVPDHLRTKPDPEVEEQEKQLITDAARISPDVAQKQIQSLNKMCSNLLEKISKEERESESGGLRQNKQTFNPADTNALVAAVAFGKGLSNRRPPGSGGSVQSGQPGAGGIIAGASGMQQVPMSGAPAQQQPMLAGVQMAQAGQPGKMPSGIKTNIKSASMHPYQR, from the exons ATGCAG agagaggagaagcagctggagctgaCCCTGGAGGCACTCATCAGTCAGGTGGCTGACCTGAAGAACTCCTTGGTCAGTTTTATCTACAAGCTAGAGAATGAGTACGACAGACTCACATG GCCTTCAGTTCTGGACAGCTTTGCATTGCTCTCGGGGCAGCTGAACACCTTGAATAAGGTGCTAAAGCATGAGAAGACCCCACTATTGCGAAACCAGGTTATCATACCCCTAGTGCTGTCTCCAGACCGCGATGAGGAGATCATG CGGCAGACAGAGGGGCGTGTGCCCGTGTTCAGCCATGAGGTAGTGCCTGACCATCTTCGAACTAAGCCTGACCCTGAGGTGGAGGAGCAAGAGAAGCAGCTGATCACAGATGCAGCTCGAATTAGCCCTGATGTGGCACAG aaacaGATCCAAAGTCTGAACAAAATGTGCTCAAATCTGCTGGAGAAAATCAGTAAGGAGGAGCGTGAATCTGAAAGTGGAG GTTTACGACAGAACAAACAGACTTTCAACCCTGCAGATACCAATGCGCTGGTAGCAGCTGTGGCCTTTGGGAAAGGATTGTCAAACCGGAGACCCCCTGGCTCTGGAGGGTCTGTCCAGTCAGGGCAGCCAGGAGCTGGTGGTATCATTGCAGGTGCTTCAGGCATGCAGCAGGTCCCAATGTCAGGCGcaccagctcagcagcagccaatGCTGGCAGGAGTGCAGATGGCACAAGCTGGACAGCCAG gaAAAATGCCGAGTGgtataaaaacaaacatcaaaTCTGCCTCAATGCATCCATATCAAAGATAA